In one window of Rhodoglobus vestalii DNA:
- a CDS encoding S8 family serine peptidase, which yields MSIRRIISVVAATTLVTTSLVTGAVLGATAAPASIGGGGQTEFTPGRYIVTMVDQAAATYDGGVRGFDATTPPDGEQLNPRRQVVQDYSEYLTEQQEDAAASVGADIGYSYTLATNGFSADLTAEQAVELSANKLVASIVPDELKKITAAQRSTEFLGLEGADGVWASTGGAETAGEGIVVGVLDTGFAPENPAFAGDALGSAAGDQPYRDGDSIIFEKADGQTFTGVCVEGEQFAADDCSTKVISARYFIDGFGAGNIGDASVGEFVSPRDGDGHGSHTASTAAGNLAVDATVGGNALGYFSGVAPAAKIAAYKVCWSGPDPVGTTDDGCASTDLLAAIDQAVADGVDVINYSIGGGAATSTVSPTDQAFLGAAAAGVFVAASAGNSGPDATTLDNAAPWITTVAASTIPNYEATVTLGDGQELAGASITVDLDPAAEPLTGELANAQDVALGDAVDPNLCLADTLDPALVAGKIVVCERGAIARVDKSAEVARAGGIGAVIVNVTPSSTDLDTHVIPTVHLDARFYDQLVAYAKTEGATATFTPGNETAYQPPAPQVAGFSSRGPVEADGSDIVKPDLSAPGVGILAAGANAEGAAPTFQLLSGTSMSSPHVAGLAALYLGERPNATPAEIKSAFMTTAYDTVDGDGNPVTDPFTQGSGHIDPTKFFEPGLLYLNGIGDWLSYIEGAGYDVLDPAVEAIDPSNLNLASIGIGSLTAPETITRTVTSTQAGTFDSSISIPGIDATVSPSTLTFGAAGETQSFEVTLSRTDAPLDQFATGALTWTSADTVAHSPIAVRPVTIVAPDSASGTGTYGAVDVTVTPGGSGDIPLATTGLSAGIFHQDPTGTETEHSGSGVSGDEFTYDVTVPEGTSYARFDLDSIDDTADLDLIVYLLDDAGTPIAGWQSATGAADERVNLVDPVAGSYQVIVSVYSANPATAFDLRTYAVSPGGEPLGLSPEVLPGVQGEAVTYTASWEGLAPFSSYLALVNYGDTGAVTAIEVITQEDVVPGTPVNTVLPSITGKPIVGKKLTANQGEWDVDGLKFSYQWQADGSDVAGADKRKYKVTKADEGKAITVVVTTSKKDLPSATAVSESVLINYSSSVSLSVSRHVAFSWNTVSATIRVATSADDAATGTVKVTVDGKKVDTITLGEADNGKVTVKLPKLERGLHQVKTQFTPAGDNVTGSTSRNDWVYIVF from the coding sequence GTGAGTATTCGAAGAATCATCTCGGTTGTGGCGGCGACAACGCTCGTCACAACCTCTCTGGTCACCGGCGCCGTACTCGGTGCCACAGCCGCACCAGCATCCATTGGTGGCGGCGGCCAAACTGAATTCACCCCCGGCCGTTACATCGTCACCATGGTGGATCAGGCAGCAGCAACCTACGACGGCGGCGTTCGCGGTTTCGACGCCACGACACCGCCCGATGGCGAGCAGCTGAATCCTCGACGTCAAGTAGTGCAGGACTACTCCGAATACCTCACCGAGCAGCAAGAGGATGCCGCGGCATCCGTTGGAGCCGACATCGGGTATTCCTACACGCTGGCCACCAATGGCTTCTCGGCTGACCTGACCGCAGAGCAGGCGGTGGAGCTGTCCGCGAATAAGCTCGTGGCATCAATCGTTCCCGATGAGCTGAAGAAGATCACCGCAGCTCAACGCTCCACCGAGTTCTTAGGCCTCGAAGGTGCCGATGGGGTGTGGGCTTCCACCGGTGGTGCAGAGACCGCGGGCGAAGGAATTGTTGTCGGCGTGCTCGACACCGGTTTCGCACCCGAGAATCCCGCCTTCGCGGGAGACGCTCTGGGTAGCGCCGCGGGCGATCAGCCCTACCGCGACGGTGACTCCATCATTTTTGAGAAAGCTGACGGGCAAACCTTTACGGGCGTCTGCGTTGAGGGCGAGCAGTTTGCTGCCGACGACTGCAGCACCAAGGTGATCTCGGCGCGCTACTTCATCGACGGTTTTGGTGCCGGCAACATCGGCGACGCGAGCGTTGGCGAATTTGTTTCCCCCCGCGATGGCGACGGACACGGCTCACACACCGCCAGCACCGCAGCCGGAAACCTCGCGGTTGATGCAACGGTGGGAGGAAACGCACTCGGATACTTCTCCGGTGTCGCTCCCGCCGCCAAAATCGCGGCCTACAAGGTGTGCTGGAGCGGACCAGATCCGGTTGGCACGACCGACGACGGCTGTGCATCCACCGACCTGCTGGCCGCAATTGATCAGGCCGTTGCCGATGGCGTTGACGTGATCAACTATTCGATCGGTGGAGGCGCTGCTACCAGCACCGTCTCACCCACCGACCAGGCATTTCTCGGGGCCGCCGCCGCAGGCGTTTTTGTTGCAGCATCGGCCGGCAACTCCGGCCCCGACGCAACGACGCTCGACAATGCAGCACCGTGGATCACCACGGTTGCCGCCAGCACCATCCCCAACTATGAAGCGACCGTCACTCTCGGAGATGGTCAAGAGTTGGCCGGAGCATCAATCACGGTCGATCTTGATCCGGCCGCCGAGCCGCTGACGGGTGAACTCGCCAATGCTCAGGATGTCGCCCTCGGCGATGCCGTCGACCCCAACCTGTGTCTGGCAGATACCCTCGACCCGGCTCTCGTTGCGGGCAAGATTGTGGTCTGTGAGCGCGGTGCAATTGCTCGCGTCGACAAGTCGGCTGAGGTTGCCCGTGCCGGCGGAATTGGTGCCGTCATCGTGAACGTGACGCCGAGCTCCACCGACCTTGACACGCACGTGATTCCCACAGTGCACCTGGATGCGCGTTTCTACGATCAACTAGTGGCGTACGCCAAAACCGAGGGCGCAACGGCAACCTTCACACCCGGCAACGAGACCGCGTACCAGCCGCCAGCACCACAGGTTGCTGGTTTCTCATCGCGCGGCCCCGTTGAGGCTGATGGCAGCGACATCGTCAAGCCAGACCTATCGGCACCCGGCGTAGGAATTCTCGCCGCCGGTGCCAACGCCGAAGGTGCAGCACCAACCTTCCAGCTGTTGTCAGGGACCTCCATGTCGTCGCCACACGTTGCCGGCCTCGCCGCGCTCTACCTCGGCGAACGCCCCAACGCGACCCCCGCCGAAATCAAGTCGGCGTTCATGACCACCGCCTACGACACGGTTGATGGTGACGGCAATCCCGTCACCGATCCGTTTACTCAGGGTTCCGGTCACATTGATCCGACCAAGTTCTTTGAACCGGGCCTGCTCTACCTGAACGGCATCGGCGATTGGCTGTCCTACATTGAGGGCGCTGGCTACGATGTGCTCGACCCCGCGGTCGAAGCGATCGATCCCAGCAATCTCAACCTCGCATCCATCGGTATCGGATCATTGACCGCTCCAGAGACGATTACTCGAACGGTGACCTCCACTCAGGCTGGCACGTTCGACTCCTCGATCTCGATCCCCGGAATCGACGCCACGGTATCGCCCTCAACGCTGACCTTCGGCGCTGCGGGAGAAACTCAGAGCTTTGAGGTGACACTCAGCCGAACGGATGCTCCGCTCGACCAGTTCGCCACCGGAGCCCTCACCTGGACCAGCGCTGACACGGTCGCGCACAGCCCCATTGCTGTGCGTCCGGTCACGATCGTTGCCCCGGACTCGGCCAGCGGCACCGGAACGTACGGCGCAGTTGACGTAACGGTGACCCCGGGAGGAAGCGGCGACATCCCACTGGCAACCACCGGACTCAGCGCGGGAATCTTCCATCAAGACCCCACCGGCACTGAGACGGAGCATTCTGGTTCGGGTGTCAGCGGTGATGAATTCACCTACGACGTGACCGTTCCGGAGGGCACCAGTTATGCGCGCTTCGACCTCGACTCGATCGACGACACGGCCGACCTCGACCTAATCGTGTATCTGCTGGATGATGCCGGAACGCCGATCGCGGGGTGGCAGTCAGCCACCGGAGCTGCTGATGAGCGAGTAAACCTTGTTGATCCGGTTGCGGGTAGCTACCAAGTTATTGTGTCGGTCTATTCGGCAAATCCGGCAACGGCCTTCGACCTGCGGACCTATGCGGTTTCACCGGGTGGTGAGCCCCTCGGGCTGAGCCCCGAAGTGCTCCCTGGCGTGCAGGGTGAAGCGGTGACCTACACCGCATCGTGGGAGGGCCTCGCCCCGTTCTCGAGCTATCTGGCGCTCGTCAACTATGGCGACACCGGTGCGGTCACAGCAATCGAGGTCATCACGCAAGAGGACGTCGTGCCGGGTACCCCGGTGAACACAGTGCTGCCGTCGATTACCGGCAAGCCCATCGTTGGCAAGAAGCTCACCGCTAACCAGGGGGAGTGGGATGTTGACGGGCTGAAGTTCAGCTATCAATGGCAGGCCGATGGGTCCGATGTTGCGGGTGCTGACAAGCGCAAGTACAAGGTCACGAAGGCGGATGAGGGCAAGGCGATCACGGTCGTGGTCACCACCAGCAAGAAGGACCTGCCGAGCGCAACCGCTGTTTCTGAGTCGGTGCTGATCAACTACAGCTCGAGCGTGAGCCTGTCAGTGAGTCGTCACGTCGCGTTTTCGTGGAACACCGTTAGTGCGACTATCCGTGTCGCCACGAGTGCGGATGACGCTGCTACTGGAACCGTAAAGGTGACGGTCGACGGCAAGAAGGTCGACACCATCACACTGGGAGAAGCAGACAACGGAAAGGTGACGGTGAAGCTACCGAAACTCGAGCGCGGTCTGCACCAAGTGAAGACGCAGTTCACCCCGGCTGGCGACAATGTGACCGGCTCGACCAGTCGCAACGATTGGGTGTACATCGTCTTCTAG
- a CDS encoding IclR family transcriptional regulator yields MIQSIDRAAQVLSSLQGARHLGITELAGLLGLPPSTVHGIVKSLKAHGLVAKEPGGNRYMLGPALLKLSNVYLDTLDVRARAMRWTQELSRRTGLATRLGSELFDEVIVIHHNNRPDGSEQMPETGLSIPVHASAMGKILLTYNADAADQLFEKPLRSLTGDTITDPAKLILQFAQIAERGIATEEDEAVLGESSIAAPIADRNGSVIAAVAVVLPSSEWPPEDNVLNVLRETARNISRELGYTSWPPPVVRRPADD; encoded by the coding sequence TTGATCCAATCCATTGATCGTGCAGCACAAGTGCTGTCATCGCTTCAAGGTGCGCGCCACCTCGGCATCACCGAACTCGCGGGGCTGCTCGGCCTTCCTCCGTCGACAGTCCACGGGATCGTCAAGTCGCTAAAAGCCCACGGACTCGTCGCAAAAGAACCCGGCGGCAACCGCTACATGCTCGGCCCCGCCCTGCTCAAACTCTCCAACGTCTATCTCGACACCCTCGATGTGCGCGCCCGAGCAATGCGCTGGACCCAAGAACTTTCGCGGCGAACCGGGCTCGCCACACGCCTTGGCTCTGAACTTTTTGACGAAGTGATCGTCATCCACCACAACAACCGGCCAGATGGCAGCGAACAAATGCCAGAAACAGGGCTGTCGATACCCGTGCACGCCTCGGCTATGGGAAAAATCTTGCTGACCTACAACGCGGATGCCGCTGACCAACTGTTCGAGAAGCCGCTGCGCAGCCTTACCGGCGACACCATCACCGACCCCGCCAAACTGATTCTTCAGTTTGCCCAAATTGCTGAACGCGGAATCGCGACCGAAGAAGACGAAGCCGTGCTCGGGGAGTCATCGATCGCGGCCCCCATCGCTGATCGAAACGGTAGCGTGATCGCCGCAGTCGCCGTGGTGCTGCCCTCAAGCGAGTGGCCACCAGAAGACAATGTGCTGAACGTATTGAGAGAGACCGCCCGCAACATTTCGCGTGAGCTCGGCTACACCTCCTGGCCGCCGCCAGTAGTTCGTCGCCCCGCCGACGACTGA
- a CDS encoding MIP/aquaporin family protein, translating into MDENKQWQKLAAEFLGTAFLVFVGVGSVPATFILNGDAPFTMASLGIIALAFGLIVVATVYVFGYISGNHINPAVTLGLAVAGKIPWREVPGYLVAQILGATAGAFAIVGVLAALAFGFISKTSADSTTLTEALTEEKAK; encoded by the coding sequence ATGGATGAGAACAAGCAGTGGCAGAAGCTGGCTGCAGAGTTCCTCGGAACCGCTTTCCTCGTATTCGTCGGTGTCGGCTCAGTGCCGGCAACCTTCATCCTGAACGGTGATGCACCGTTCACCATGGCTAGCCTCGGCATTATCGCCCTCGCGTTCGGCCTGATCGTCGTTGCGACGGTCTACGTCTTTGGGTACATCTCGGGAAACCACATCAACCCAGCAGTCACGCTCGGTCTCGCCGTCGCCGGCAAAATCCCCTGGCGCGAAGTTCCCGGCTACCTCGTTGCACAGATCCTCGGTGCCACGGCAGGAGCCTTCGCCATCGTCGGCGTTCTCGCAGCACTCGCATTCGGATTCATCTCCAAGACCAGCGCAGATAGCACCACCCTCACCGAGGCACTGACGGAAGAGAAGGCAAAGTAA
- the dhaK gene encoding dihydroxyacetone kinase subunit DhaK: MKKLINTPESVLADALAGIDAAHPHLKVDHVNRVIYRAEPTRAGKVALISGGGSGHEPLHGGFVGFGMLDAACAGEVFTSPTPDQMQEATKVADSGAGVLHIVKNYTGDVMNFEMAAEMAEAETGVKVASVVVNDDVAVQDSLFTAGRRGVGLTVLLEKIVGAAAEEGQDLAAVTALAHRVNDSGRSMGMALTSCTVPAAGKPTFDLPDDMMEIGVGIHGEPGRHREKLADAASIAKQLVDPILSDMDFTGSAAIVMLNGMGGTPQIELYIMYNEVAKLLEAAGITVARNLVGDYITSLDMAGCSVTILKADEEMVNLWDAPVNTAGLRWGV, from the coding sequence ATGAAGAAACTGATCAACACCCCAGAGTCGGTACTTGCCGACGCACTCGCCGGCATCGACGCCGCGCACCCCCACCTCAAGGTCGACCACGTCAACCGCGTGATCTACCGCGCAGAACCCACCCGTGCCGGTAAGGTCGCTCTGATCTCCGGCGGTGGCTCGGGTCACGAACCGCTCCACGGCGGGTTCGTTGGCTTCGGGATGCTCGATGCCGCGTGTGCTGGCGAAGTCTTCACCTCGCCCACCCCCGACCAGATGCAGGAAGCCACCAAGGTTGCCGATTCTGGCGCCGGCGTGCTGCACATCGTCAAGAACTACACCGGCGACGTCATGAACTTCGAAATGGCGGCCGAGATGGCAGAGGCCGAAACCGGCGTCAAGGTTGCCTCGGTTGTCGTCAACGACGATGTGGCTGTGCAGGACTCGCTCTTCACAGCAGGACGCCGTGGGGTCGGCCTCACCGTATTGCTCGAAAAGATCGTCGGCGCAGCAGCAGAAGAGGGGCAAGACCTCGCCGCGGTCACCGCACTGGCACACCGCGTCAATGACTCCGGCCGCTCGATGGGCATGGCTCTGACGAGCTGCACCGTCCCCGCAGCAGGGAAGCCCACCTTCGATCTGCCAGACGACATGATGGAAATCGGCGTTGGTATCCACGGAGAACCCGGTCGTCACCGCGAGAAGCTTGCGGATGCCGCATCCATCGCCAAGCAACTGGTTGACCCGATCCTGTCCGACATGGACTTCACAGGCTCAGCAGCCATTGTGATGCTCAACGGTATGGGTGGCACACCGCAGATTGAGTTGTACATCATGTACAACGAGGTCGCGAAACTGCTCGAAGCGGCCGGTATCACTGTTGCCCGCAACCTTGTCGGCGACTACATCACGAGCCTTGATATGGCCGGATGCTCGGTCACTATTCTCAAGGCTGATGAAGAAATGGTAAATCTATGGGATGCCCCGGTAAACACCGCCGGGCTCCGCTGGGGAGTCTAA
- the dhaL gene encoding dihydroxyacetone kinase subunit DhaL — protein sequence MSTSTISLDQLIAWLSRFRDLVTEKKSYLTELDSAIGDADHGSNMTRGMGAVIEKIGAAPSTAVDELLKSVGMTLVTSVGGAAGPLYGTLFLRMGVSAGPVTELDGAAFGAALRAGLDGVVARGKAEAGDKTMFDAIDPALDAWDAAVAGGSDIAAAASAALAAAEKGRDATEPLVARKGRASYLGERSAGHIDPGATSSTMLFQALADTVTS from the coding sequence ATGTCTACAAGCACCATCTCTCTCGACCAACTGATCGCCTGGCTTTCGCGGTTTCGCGATCTCGTGACCGAGAAAAAGAGCTATTTGACTGAACTTGATTCGGCCATCGGCGACGCTGACCACGGTTCGAATATGACCCGCGGTATGGGCGCGGTTATCGAGAAGATCGGTGCGGCACCCTCGACCGCCGTCGACGAACTCTTGAAGTCAGTGGGTATGACTCTCGTGACTTCCGTCGGCGGCGCAGCGGGCCCACTTTACGGCACCCTCTTTTTGAGGATGGGTGTCAGCGCCGGGCCCGTCACCGAACTCGACGGTGCAGCCTTCGGTGCTGCACTGCGAGCCGGTCTCGATGGTGTTGTTGCTCGCGGCAAGGCTGAAGCCGGTGACAAGACAATGTTTGACGCTATTGATCCTGCGCTGGATGCCTGGGATGCTGCCGTCGCTGGCGGCAGTGATATTGCTGCTGCAGCATCCGCGGCTCTCGCAGCAGCTGAGAAGGGTCGCGATGCGACCGAGCCTCTCGTTGCCCGCAAGGGTCGCGCGAGCTACCTCGGTGAGCGCAGTGCCGGGCATATCGACCCCGGCGCAACCTCGAGCACTATGTTGTTCCAGGCGCTCGCCGACACCGTTACGAGCTGA
- the dhaM gene encoding dihydroxyacetone kinase phosphoryl donor subunit DhaM: MIGIVVVSHIPALARAAVDLSLEMVGETPPAIAIAAGAGEGVIGTDAVKVAEAIDEVASGEGVLVFMDLGSAVLSGTMATEFMTTSDEVRLTDAPFVEGLIAAVVLANAGASLDEVDREARAAMGAKQSQLAGHGEVPAASSNAATAALSEISAEAPLINPDGLHSRPAAAIVQALAKVEAKVTITDVTSGKGPVAANSLIGIMSLGATKDHVVKFSATGAAAKDAVDLLVAMAAEGFGELAS, from the coding sequence ATGATCGGGATTGTTGTGGTGAGTCACATCCCCGCCTTGGCGCGAGCCGCAGTGGATCTCTCCTTGGAGATGGTCGGGGAGACCCCGCCGGCCATTGCGATTGCGGCCGGTGCCGGTGAAGGCGTGATCGGAACTGACGCGGTGAAGGTTGCCGAGGCGATCGATGAGGTCGCCAGCGGGGAGGGTGTGCTTGTTTTTATGGATCTCGGCTCTGCGGTGCTGAGCGGCACGATGGCTACTGAGTTCATGACCACGAGTGACGAGGTCAGGCTCACAGATGCTCCCTTCGTTGAAGGGTTGATCGCCGCGGTCGTACTGGCCAATGCCGGTGCGTCGCTTGACGAGGTTGATCGTGAGGCTCGAGCAGCGATGGGCGCCAAGCAGAGCCAGCTCGCTGGCCACGGGGAAGTGCCTGCCGCCAGCTCGAACGCCGCAACCGCAGCACTCTCTGAGATCAGCGCAGAGGCACCTCTCATCAATCCAGACGGTTTGCACTCGCGACCAGCGGCAGCAATCGTTCAAGCGCTCGCCAAGGTTGAGGCGAAGGTCACGATCACCGACGTCACGTCGGGCAAGGGGCCGGTGGCAGCGAACAGCTTGATCGGCATCATGTCGCTCGGCGCAACCAAGGATCACGTGGTGAAGTTCTCCGCGACAGGAGCTGCTGCTAAGGATGCGGTTGATCTGCTCGTGGCGATGGCTGCTGAGGGCTTCGGTGAACTTGCGAGTTAG
- a CDS encoding DUF6350 family protein, translated as MNRQLTLLFAAFEALLVVAIGIAIPLVPLTLLWGIHYGLAIDWTVFWRAAVDIWLVGHGTDITVVLDPTVSASLGLAEANTPVTITIALLGFALLTGLLGIRAGRRVAETSHAVLGTLASLATFGAASLVVTFSALHPLANPSLWQGTLLPTLVFAVGLLIGGQVVTAKSRAIGPVRRWVLGWPTHVRTIVATSLRGGAISAAGLLTIASIATMLAIVTSYAEIIRLYESLHTEVLGGVAITLGQLAILPNLIVWTASWLVGPGFAIGTGSTVSPLATSLGPIPAIPVLGALPDGEFAFGFMGLLAPVVVGFIVAAVFGPRIAGELRRRELAIVAVGIGVIAAIIVGLLVWVSAGSAGPGRLQDVGPQPWIVAAWAFVEFSVAAGLGLFTSARPDRAEGGFARR; from the coding sequence ATGAATCGCCAGCTCACCCTCCTCTTCGCCGCCTTTGAGGCGCTCTTGGTGGTGGCAATTGGAATCGCAATACCGCTTGTTCCGCTAACACTGTTGTGGGGCATCCACTACGGACTGGCCATTGATTGGACAGTATTTTGGCGCGCGGCTGTCGATATTTGGTTGGTTGGGCACGGCACCGACATCACGGTGGTGCTCGATCCGACAGTGTCGGCATCTCTGGGGTTGGCTGAGGCAAACACCCCGGTGACCATCACGATTGCGCTGCTGGGCTTTGCCCTGCTTACGGGGTTGCTGGGGATTCGTGCGGGGCGTCGCGTTGCGGAGACCTCCCACGCGGTGTTGGGCACCTTGGCCTCACTCGCCACGTTTGGTGCTGCATCCTTAGTGGTCACTTTTTCTGCACTGCATCCGCTGGCGAACCCCTCGCTGTGGCAGGGCACGCTTTTGCCGACGCTCGTATTTGCTGTCGGGTTGCTTATTGGTGGCCAAGTGGTGACCGCCAAGAGTCGTGCCATTGGGCCGGTTCGCCGCTGGGTTCTCGGCTGGCCAACCCACGTGCGCACTATTGTTGCGACGTCGTTGCGGGGCGGGGCAATTTCGGCTGCTGGTCTGCTGACGATCGCATCGATTGCCACGATGCTGGCGATTGTGACGTCGTATGCGGAGATTATCCGCTTGTATGAATCGCTCCACACTGAGGTGCTGGGTGGCGTTGCGATCACGCTGGGTCAGCTCGCGATTCTGCCCAACCTTATTGTGTGGACGGCGTCGTGGCTGGTGGGCCCCGGTTTCGCGATTGGTACTGGTTCGACGGTTTCTCCGTTGGCCACCTCGTTGGGCCCAATTCCGGCGATCCCTGTGCTTGGCGCCCTGCCCGATGGTGAATTCGCCTTTGGCTTTATGGGCCTGCTGGCACCCGTGGTGGTGGGGTTCATAGTGGCGGCGGTGTTTGGCCCGCGGATCGCGGGAGAGTTGCGCCGTCGTGAGCTCGCCATTGTTGCTGTGGGTATTGGTGTGATCGCGGCAATTATCGTCGGCCTGCTCGTGTGGGTCTCGGCGGGGTCTGCTGGCCCAGGTCGGCTTCAGGATGTTGGCCCTCAGCCGTGGATCGTCGCCGCGTGGGCCTTCGTTGAGTTCTCGGTCGCTGCGGGGCTCGGATTATTCACTTCTGCACGCCCTGACCGTGCCGAAGGGGGGTTTGCGCGCCGCTAG
- the purN gene encoding phosphoribosylglycinamide formyltransferase produces the protein MLTLVVLISGGGSNLAALLEAAESADFPARVIAVGADRFAEGFDHAEHYGIPTFSVAMSNFVNRDEWGDELLEQIQVWKADLVVLSGFMKLLPPRVVEALSPNIINTHPAYLPEFPGAHAVRDALAAGVTETGASVIKVDNGVDSGPIIVQERVLIEPGDTEEHLHARIKPVERRLMVQTIKDIATNRINLKEL, from the coding sequence GTGCTCACACTCGTTGTCTTGATCTCAGGGGGCGGGTCTAACCTCGCTGCCCTTCTTGAAGCAGCCGAAAGCGCCGACTTTCCTGCCCGCGTCATTGCTGTCGGTGCCGATCGTTTCGCCGAAGGTTTCGATCACGCTGAGCACTACGGCATCCCCACATTCTCGGTCGCCATGTCTAACTTCGTGAACCGCGATGAGTGGGGCGACGAACTGCTCGAACAGATTCAGGTGTGGAAAGCCGACCTTGTGGTGCTGAGTGGTTTCATGAAGCTGCTGCCGCCGCGCGTCGTCGAGGCACTGTCTCCCAATATCATCAACACGCATCCGGCGTACCTTCCTGAATTTCCGGGCGCCCATGCGGTGCGCGATGCGCTTGCGGCGGGGGTAACCGAGACGGGCGCCAGCGTCATCAAAGTCGACAATGGTGTCGATAGTGGCCCCATCATCGTGCAGGAGCGCGTTCTGATTGAGCCGGGGGATACCGAGGAGCACCTGCACGCCCGCATTAAACCGGTCGAGCGTCGACTGATGGTGCAAACAATCAAAGACATTGCCACTAACCGCATCAACCTAAAGGAACTCTGA
- the purH gene encoding bifunctional phosphoribosylaminoimidazolecarboxamide formyltransferase/IMP cyclohydrolase, with amino-acid sequence MSGPRHNPADFRERDTVPISRALISVSDKSGLLELAEGLAAAGVELVSTGSTAKTIAAAGHEVTEVSSITGFPESLDGRVKTLHPAVHAGILADLRLESHEAQLADLGIDAFDLVVVNLYPFVATVASGAAPADIVEQIDIGGPAMVRAAAKNHANVAIVTSPDSYADIIAAATGDGTSFEQRYALASQAFAHTAAYDTAVSQWFMTGALLGDGNTAATAPAFPPHIDVGADQLAVLRYGENSHQQAGLYGVADSSGIAQATQLGGKEMSYNNYVDADAALRAAYDHQTPTVAVIKHANPCGIATAATIAEAHAAAHACDPISAYGGVIASNGVITKAAAESIAPIFTEVIVAPGFEPEALEVLQAKKNLRLLQLPEGYVRESRELRQISGGLLVQQLDDQFASVSTWTLAAGDAANAETLADLGFAWRAVRAVKSNAILLANGGASVGVGMGQVNRVDSCRLAISRAGDRAAGSVAASDAFFPFADGLQLLLDAGVRAVVQPGGSIRDEEVIAAAIEAGVTMYFTGERHFFH; translated from the coding sequence ATGAGCGGCCCACGCCACAACCCTGCTGACTTTCGCGAACGCGACACTGTGCCCATTAGCCGTGCCCTTATTTCGGTGAGTGACAAGTCGGGCCTCCTCGAGCTTGCCGAAGGGCTTGCGGCCGCCGGCGTTGAGCTGGTCTCAACGGGGTCGACCGCGAAGACTATTGCCGCCGCCGGCCACGAGGTCACCGAGGTGTCGAGCATCACCGGCTTTCCGGAATCTCTGGATGGCCGGGTGAAGACTCTGCACCCGGCAGTACATGCAGGCATTCTCGCCGACCTTCGCCTTGAGTCCCACGAAGCTCAACTCGCCGACCTCGGTATTGACGCGTTTGATCTCGTTGTGGTGAACCTGTACCCGTTTGTCGCGACCGTCGCATCCGGGGCCGCGCCGGCAGACATTGTTGAACAAATTGATATTGGTGGCCCCGCGATGGTGCGAGCCGCCGCCAAAAATCATGCCAATGTCGCCATCGTTACGAGCCCCGATAGCTATGCCGACATCATTGCGGCGGCCACCGGAGACGGAACCAGCTTCGAGCAGCGTTACGCTCTTGCCTCGCAAGCCTTCGCACACACCGCCGCCTACGACACCGCCGTGTCTCAGTGGTTCATGACGGGCGCGCTCCTCGGCGACGGGAATACGGCAGCCACGGCTCCCGCGTTTCCCCCGCATATTGACGTTGGAGCAGACCAGCTTGCGGTGCTGCGCTATGGCGAAAACTCGCACCAGCAGGCGGGACTCTATGGTGTTGCCGACTCAAGCGGCATCGCTCAGGCCACCCAGCTGGGCGGAAAAGAGATGTCGTACAACAACTACGTCGATGCCGACGCCGCCCTGCGCGCCGCCTACGACCACCAGACTCCCACTGTTGCGGTCATCAAGCACGCAAACCCGTGCGGAATCGCCACTGCGGCCACGATCGCAGAAGCTCACGCTGCGGCGCACGCCTGCGACCCCATCTCAGCGTACGGCGGAGTGATTGCCTCGAACGGCGTCATCACGAAGGCCGCGGCGGAATCGATTGCTCCGATCTTTACCGAAGTTATTGTTGCTCCCGGTTTTGAGCCGGAGGCGCTGGAGGTTTTGCAAGCGAAGAAGAACCTGCGGTTGCTGCAATTGCCGGAGGGCTATGTGCGCGAGAGCCGCGAGCTGCGACAGATCTCCGGGGGACTACTCGTGCAGCAGCTCGATGATCAGTTTGCGTCGGTCTCGACCTGGACGTTGGCGGCGGGCGACGCCGCGAATGCTGAGACACTCGCCGATCTTGGGTTTGCGTGGCGAGCGGTGCGCGCCGTGAAGTCGAACGCTATTTTGTTGGCCAATGGCGGAGCATCCGTCGGGGTGGGCATGGGCCAGGTTAACCGCGTTGATTCGTGCCGGTTGGCAATTTCGCGTGCTGGGGATCGCGCTGCGGGCTCGGTGGCGGCTAGTGATGCGTTCTTCCCGTTCGCTGACGGATTGCAGCTGCTGCTCGATGCCGGCGTTCGCGCCGTGGTGCAGCCCGGTGGATCGATTCGTGACGAAGAAGTGATTGCTGCCGCAATTGAGGCGGGCGTCACAATGTACTTCACGGGCGAGCGTCACTTCTTCCACTAA